The Triticum aestivum cultivar Chinese Spring chromosome 6D, IWGSC CS RefSeq v2.1, whole genome shotgun sequence genomic sequence CCGATGCACGCCCGCATTGCTCGATTTGGAGCATTTTATCCGTCAATTTTGGGTCCACTGTACTGTTCCTGTCACCTGCATCCATGATTTTTTTTTATGTGTTCAGTACTAGTACAcattcttcatctttggttgccGAGCTAGGGATTGATGTCGTGATTAGTACTAGATGAACAAACAAATAATATTTGGATAATTTAATACATGAGCTTGCATTCATCAGAGTTAAGTATTCCCGAGGGGAAATGACACTTTTCATGGTTGAATTAGTTGCATGAGAGGCTGGTTAAGCTCAACTAAAATTTTAGGCTCAACTAAAATTGAGGGAGTGCTTGAAAGCTCATTCTTTTTCTTGAGATATCATAGTCTGAGACTGTGGCATTGTTTTTATGTAGGAGGAGGTAGCATGTGCGAAGAGTACAAGGACGTGGACGTGGTGAGCACCATGTCGGGATCTTCGTCCTCACTGGACACCGGGAGCGGACACCGGTCGCGAGACTCCCACCCCATGGGCTCGAGGTTCAGGGTGCCCGAGGAGGACTCGTGCGATGCCGAGAGCGTGGCGTCCAACTTCGAGTTCCATAAGGAGCGAGGGGCCTCCGCTCGGTCTGCGCCCACGGCGGTGGTCGCACCGTTCTCCAAGCCCCCGCCGTCGAAGTGGGATGATGCCCAGAAATGGATCGCCAGCCCGACGACGAACCGTCCTGGTAGGGCCGGTGGAGCTTTCCCAAGGAAGATGGAGAAAACTGGCTTTGGTGGAGGAAGGCTGCCGGCCACGAAGGTTgtgctggaggccatggaggaaaTAGATACCAAGAGGATCGATCCGAGCCAAGAGAAGAGGGAGATTGGGTGGCAGAAAGCGGCGAACTGGGCCACGCCGGATCCCTATCCAGAAGTGGAGCCTTGCTCAAAGTCTGCACCTGGTGCAGAAAGTACCATAATTGATTCAGCTGGTAAGTAGTGCCCTCTTTATGTCATCATACCCCAGCTCCTCCACTTCTCATAAAGTAGTTGGTGGTGCTATATGTGATCTGATTAGTTCTACCGCTAAGATATGATTGCATCGCCTCTTACCATTAGCTGAGTGGAGCATTAGAACATGGAGGGCTCCACACATTATCTGTATGACAGTTCTTCCAGTATCATTCAAAGTGATAATTATTAATTTGACAGTGCTTGTTAGCAATCCAAAACTTTAGTGAACACTGAACACAATGCATGCATAGACGAATGCAGATAGTTTAGTTTGTTTGTTTCTTTAGATAGAGCCCTCAGCCTCAGGTGATGCAAGAATATGAGCAAGACTGTCCTTGCCAGATTTTGTGATAGCATAGTTTCATCAGTCTTCCATAATTCACCGTGTACATATGTCTATACACTATGTTTTGGCTTCATAATTCACCATGCACATATGTCTATACAGTATGTTTTGGCTTCATAATTCACCATAATaaggtcttatattatgggaccaaGGGAATAGGTCATAACTGACAAACACCTTTCTCACCTTTTCCACATCCTATGTATTTGCATGCTTTCTTCTGGAAACTTAAAAAAAAATCATGACACGAGTGCATCATTTTTGAACCTGTGCAGTTACTTTGAGCTGTGATTCATCTACCACGCTTCAGAGTGCCACTGCATGCATACCTCCCCCACCAACAGTCCGGTCAGTATCGATGAGGGATATGGGTACTGAAATGACCCCAATTGCAAGCCAAGAACCATCCCGGACAGGAACGCCTGTGAGAGCAACAAGCCCGGATTGCTCTCGGCCAACTACTCCACGAAGGACATTGGGTATCAATGCACCTGGCGCTGTTATCAACCGCGGTGAATGTAGCAATGCAGATTTAAGCGAAGAGGAGTTGCAAATGAAGACCAGGAGAGAGATAATGCTTCTTGGCACCCAGCTAGGTAAAACCAGCATTGCGGCATGGGCAAGTAAGAAGGAAGAGGAAAAAGACGCATCACTTTCTCTCAAGACAGTGTCATCAGACCAATCTGCACAAAATGCAACCGAAGTCCGTGCAGCTGCCTGGGAGGAGGCAGAGAAGGCCAAATACTTAGCAAGGTGCTAATACCTAAGTGTATGTCTCTGTCCAGTTAAATTGTTGGGTACTTGGTGACTTATTATGTTGCGGCCCTTATTCTGCAGGTTTAAACGAGAAGAGATCAAGATTCATGCATGGGAAGATCACCAGAAAGCCAAAATTGAAGCAGAAATGAGAAAAATTGAGGTTAGTTTTTTTACCCACTGTCCGATTTCAGATTTATTTATTTCGTCTAATTTTTTTCCGCAGAAAATGTTCATTTTACCACTTGATTTCCATGTTGTATAGACATGAGGTAATCCTAAATTGGAACCATTAGTGTGTTACGCTGTTGGTATGATTAGTAATATACATCGTGTTTCAGACGCACGCAGACTCCTTTGGCATATGAACTCTATCTAAATTCACAGCACATCCCTTTAGATCATGTTCCCCCCTGGTTAGCAGTTATTTATAGCTCACTGAATTATTGCTCACTGCTTTGTGCTGCATTGCTATCTTGGATTTGCAGCAGTATTGTGCTCAAAACAGAAAAATAGTAGAATAATGCCTTCATTTCAGATCAAAATATAGCACATGATGACACCTAGCCCCACTTCTTACCCGCACTGGCACCATTATCTCCCTGTCATTTTGGGTATGGCATAAAAGTATCTTTTATTCCACTCGGATGGAGTAGGTTTACTTGCTTGCTTGAGTTCTTGCTGCTACAAGTGCTGTCATTTTGGTCAGATTTTGCTGTATATGCCTCTGAGACCTGGATGTCTTTTTGTTTTCGTTGTGGAGGCACCATCTGTCCATGTTTGAAATAGGTCCACTGTCCATATTAATGAATCTACCATTGTTCCTTTTTCTCAAGGTCGAGGTGGAGAGGATGCGAGCCCGTGCGCAGGACAAGCTGATGAGCAAGCTCGCGTCCACGAGGCACACCGCGGACGAGCAGCGAGCTGCCGCCGAATTGAAGAGGGACCGCAGCGCCGCGAGGACGGCGGAGCAGGCAGAGCACATCAGGAGAACCGGGCGGATGCCGCCCTCGCTCGGCTGCTGGAACTGGTGCTCTTAGTTGCAGGCCTGGAAAAACCCAGCATGTGTTGCTCCTCTCAACTAGTGAAGGAAATGGATCTGGCCCGTAGAATCTTCTTCTCTTTTGATTGGTTCAGTAGATATGTGACGCGAGGACAGATCACAAGTTGTAACTATGTATGTATGTGTAAGATGCGAGCTTTCGTGCCTTCCATTTCTTGCGTTCTTCAGTGATCCTGAGGGTTTATGTTCCCATAGAGGTAGCAACGTTGCTTCCAGCTGGGATGGTAATAGAAACATGAGCCTTTCAGCTTTCATATGTTCAGATTCACCTGGGGGCAGCACTTGTCTTGTAGTTGAGATGCATAGAAAAACACTAGTGGTAAAAGAGCAAGTGTTGGTTACTGGAGATTGTAAACACAACAACCAGGCCAAACAAAGATCAAATAGATAATGAATTTTCAGTCTGAAACTAGAATCTTTCCAGGTAATCAGAATCACAAGATGACAGCAACCATGCATGTTTAATTAAGGACTTTGATAAGTGCCACACGTTAAGTACGAGCACATGGCAACTCCAAACGTTTTCGATGACCAGTTTAGTTACGTaaggatgacaactttagttggCAGGCATGGCAACTTTTGTGCTTCCGTTTATTTTTGACAGAACTTGCCGTGTGTCACTGGAATTTGCCATCCTTGTGTGACTGGAATTGCCACTGAAAAACGTCAGGGCCGGAGCGCCAAGCGTGACTGGAATTGCCATTGAAAAACGTCAGGGCCGGAGCGCCAAGCACctgacgtgtggcacttatcatttgggttAATTAACTCCATACATCTGAAGATTGACACTGATGTCTTATGATAATAGCAATAGGAGGAGATAATATGAAGATTAAACATATCACCAAAGTAAGCTATCAGTAGCTAGCACATTTTGAGACTGAAAAATGACACATGGAGGAGAGGGGATGGAGAATCTCCAGCTCCATCTCCATGTCTATTGGAGGAACACAAGAACAGCAAAAAGGAACATATATGGTGCTACTCTAACTTCTTGATGACAAACAGATGACTAATTTTTAGTCTGAAACCAGATTCTTTCCTGGTGATCAAAATCACAAGATGATAGCGCAACAAGGTTTAATCAACTGTCTTATGATCATAGCATAGGAGGGGAATGTCAAGATTAAACAGCACCAACCTAGGTTAACAACAGCAGCTACTACATTTTCCCCAAGACAGCACAGTAACAGGGTTTAATTcactgcatatatatatatattttttttgagGAAATTCACTGCATACATTTGAGATTGATACCGACGTCTTATGATCATAGCACATGAGGGCATAATGTGAAGATTAAACATTACCAAACTAAGCTAACAGTAGCGTGTATGTCTTGAGACTGATAAATGACACAtgaaggggaggggagggagacGAATCTCCATCTCCATGTTCATGTCCATTGGAGGAACAAGAGCAACAAGCAGGCTTATGGGTAGCAGGTACTCAAACGTCTTGACGAGTGAGAGGTCGTTGTGCATCTTGAAATTTGGGCAACAAGTGGGGATCAAACAGACAACGAATTTTGAGCCAGAAACAAATTTTTCCAGATGATCAAAATCCACATAAAGATGGAAGCAATTTTTCTCAAGACAGCACAACAACAAGGTTGAATTAACTCCATACATTTTAGACTGACACTGGTACCTCATGAGCATAATACAGATAAACACCGGCAAGGGCACAAATGTTTCCTTCTGGAGATTGTACAAGCAGGACAAACAGATGAACTAATTTTCAGTCTGAAACCAAATTCTTTCCAGATGATCCAAACCACAAGACGATGGCTAGCAACAAGGTTTAATCAACCCCACCTTATGATCATAGCATAGGAGGGGTATGTGAAGAAGATTAAACAGCAAACCCAAGTTAACAACAGCAACTTCATTGTTCTCCAAGACAGCATAGCAACAAGGTTTAATTAACTCCATTCATTTGAGACTGACACTGATGTCTTATGATCATAGCGCAATAAAAGGAGATAATCTGAAGCTTAAACATATCACTGGAGGAAGACAAGAAGAGCATATTATGGGGGCTACTACTCGAACTTCTTGATGAGGGAGAGGTCGTTGAGCATCTTGTCGACCCGGTCGTCGCTGTCGAACCTGCCGCCGGGGACGAGGGAGGGGACGAGCGCCTTGGCCTCGTCGGCGGTGTCGGGGCAGAGGTTCCCGAGGGTGCAGAGCTCGAACTCGACGAGGCTGTAGCGGGAGAGCGTCTCGCGGACCTGGCGGACCGCGTCGGGGTTCTTGTAGCGGCTGAAGCGCTTGACGTAGGCCTGCGACTTCTCGAAGACCTGCGAGACCTGGTCGGCGCCGCCGTCCGACATGTGCTGCAGCTGCTCCCACTTGTGCTCCAGGATTATCGCCACCTCGCAGTTCATCAGGCACTTGGCCTTCAGGAACTCTGCGCgaacaagatgatgaagagcggtgggggttagggttagttGGTACGGCGGATCTGTTCTTGGGAAACCctaggtggggtggggtgggggtgatGGGGCGTGAGGGGATGGGAGGGACGGACCTTCGCCGATCTTGAGCTCGGCggcgttctcctcctcctccatgccgGACATGGCTGCTGGCGCTCGATCTCTTCTTCTCCGGCTGCCGCTGCTGCGATTCGGTTCGGCGTCGGGAGAGGTGAGACGGGAGTTGAAGAGGAAGGGGGAAAGAAAAGAGGGGGTGGCGTCGGGTAAACTCAGGGCTGGGCCTGGGTCGCGGATCCGATTCTTAACAGGCCGGGCCTACCATCGACTAATAACAGAAAGGAAACCGTTGCCCATCACACCGACGGACCCATCCCGGACCGGCCCGCCGTTGACCCTCGCCGTCGCCTCATCCGACGTGCCGCTGAGACTAGTCACAAAGGATAGTAACATAGTGCACatgtctctctttcttcatttattgcttgtcaCATTATCTATTTTATCtaaatatgtgtgatgttactatctatgttacttCCATTGTGGGTAGTCTGAGAAGAACCCGGCGGCGGAGAGGCTTTTGCGGCAGCACCTCTCGcgcgcctttcccttctcggcaTCAACAAGTGCGCGCCCGCCGAGCCACCGCTCCGTCCTTGACTACACCCTTTGTTTCTTTCCCTCTTTATTTTCGTTTTCAACTGCAAACTGTAAAGAGACAGGACTTTTAGCACCCGAGTGCCCCTACACCCTTTATGAACAGTATTTTTTTTGAATCTACTGTTTATGATGGCGTAGGGGCACTCGGGAACTGTCACACCTTTCTCAACTGGAAATCTGCAAATCCAATCATTTGTTCCCTTTATTCCGATGAAGTACAACGCTGTCATCCGCTAGATTTTATTTTACTCAACCT encodes the following:
- the LOC123143224 gene encoding DNA-directed RNA polymerase II subunit 4 gives rise to the protein MSGMEEEENAAELKIGEEFLKAKCLMNCEVAIILEHKWEQLQHMSDGGADQVSQVFEKSQAYVKRFSRYKNPDAVRQVRETLSRYSLVEFELCTLGNLCPDTADEAKALVPSLVPGGRFDSDDRVDKMLNDLSLIKKFE
- the LOC123143223 gene encoding uncharacterized protein, which encodes MDYERIEKPSFPTQGGGFSPKRLRAMLLGVERRRKDAGAGDDDGGEPELEEEYGAVPMASVRSDDDARRGGSMCEEYKDVDVVSTMSGSSSSLDTGSGHRSRDSHPMGSRFRVPEEDSCDAESVASNFEFHKERGASARSAPTAVVAPFSKPPPSKWDDAQKWIASPTTNRPGRAGGAFPRKMEKTGFGGGRLPATKVVLEAMEEIDTKRIDPSQEKREIGWQKAANWATPDPYPEVEPCSKSAPGAESTIIDSAVTLSCDSSTTLQSATACIPPPPTVRSVSMRDMGTEMTPIASQEPSRTGTPVRATSPDCSRPTTPRRTLGINAPGAVINRGECSNADLSEEELQMKTRREIMLLGTQLGKTSIAAWASKKEEEKDASLSLKTVSSDQSAQNATEVRAAAWEEAEKAKYLARFKREEIKIHAWEDHQKAKIEAEMRKIEVEVERMRARAQDKLMSKLASTRHTADEQRAAAELKRDRSAARTAEQAEHIRRTGRMPPSLGCWNWCS